DNA sequence from the Cellulophaga sp. HaHaR_3_176 genome:
GGGGCCATGAACCACAAGTTGACAAAGCATTGTTAGAAAAAGGATTTCATGTTGTTTATATAGATGTTTCTAATTTGTTTGGGAATAATGAAGCTGTAAATTTGTGGAATGACTTTTATGCATTTTGCGTATCAGAATATGGTTTTAATGAAAAAGTTGTTTTAGAAGGTATGAGCCGTGGCGGTTTAATCGCATATAATTGGGCATCACAAAACACAGATAAAGTTTTTTGTATTTATGCTGATGCTCCTGTATGTGATATAAAAAGTTGGCCTGGCGGAATGTTTAATGGAGAAGGAAATTCAGAAGCTTGGCAAACTTGTTTAAAAGCATATAATTTAGATACGGTTTCGGTAAAAACATTTGATAATAGCCCAATACATAATTCTGTAAAGATTGCAAAAAGTGGCATTCCTGTTTTACACGTATTTGGCGATTCAGATAAAGTGGTACCTTATGAAGAAAATACGGCTCTATTAGCTGAAAAATTTAAAGAAGCTGGTGGTCATATCGAGTTAATACGAAAAGAAGGCGTTGGCCATCACCCCCATTCTTTAAAAGACCCTAAGCCAATCGTAGATTTTATATTGAGAAACGTTGGTAATCAGAAATAATATATAAAAACTTCAGCGTAAAATTAGATTTCTGAATTTTATAAAAAATTGAATTATAATTAAATGAAAAAATTAAAAGAATTAACTGATGCTAAAATTGAATCAGGACGAAAAGCAAATCCTGATTTTATGAATGGTGTTGATGCTATTATCAAACAAGCAAAAGCTTTTCAAGAAGGTAATGATGCTATTAAAGTCGGAGAAAAAGCTCCTGATTTTCAATTACCTAACCCTGAAGGTAAAGCAGTATCGTTAAATACATTACTAAGTACAGGCCCAGTTGTGGTTACTTTTTACCGTGGTAACTGGTGCCCATACTGTAATTTACAGCTTAGGGCATTACAAGACAGATTAGATGATATTCATACATTAGGCGCTACATTAGTTGCCATAAGCCCACAAGTACCTGACGGATCAATGACAGATGATGAAATTAGCAAAATGGACTTTATTGTACTATCTGACCAAGATGCAAAAGTTGCTTCGCAATATGGTGTGGCATGGAAGGTACCTGAGTTTTTAGCAGACCATATGCGTGTAGATAGAAATCTTGATTTAGAAAAAATAAATAATGGTAATGGTAGTATTTTACCAATACCTGCTACGTTTATAATAGGTAACGACGGGCTAATAAAATGGAATTATGTTAATGTTGATTATAGAACACGTTCTGAGCCTGATGAGATTATTGATGCCTTAAAAAGCTTATCTTAATTTACACAAGAAACTATTTAAAATTCATTAATAGTATGGTTCGTTTTTATATCTGAAATATTAAAGTAAAGCAAATAAATACTTCATTAAAATAACACGTTATTACGCTAAGCTTATAGATTCAAAAATTGATTCTATGAGCTTTTTTTATTGCACTTATTTACTATTAAAAAAAATAACACATAAGACATTATTTATATGGCTCATTTACAACGCTCTAATTTTACTTAAAAAAAATAATATCGTATTTTTTCTTAATTTTATAACCTATTAACTATATATCGCTAAATTGGCGGATAACCGTAATAGTACGGTTATCCGTACGTTAGCCACAATACCGAAAAACCAATATACCGAATGAGTAAACTGAATTTAGATGTAAGAGACAATTACGAGTATTTACAAAAATTATC
Encoded proteins:
- a CDS encoding S9 family peptidase → MKKKISIFVLFIVFITITSFRNDTVFAEYKVKEFSFKGHDAKVVFPNKQNKNKNWIWRARFWGHEPQVDKALLEKGFHVVYIDVSNLFGNNEAVNLWNDFYAFCVSEYGFNEKVVLEGMSRGGLIAYNWASQNTDKVFCIYADAPVCDIKSWPGGMFNGEGNSEAWQTCLKAYNLDTVSVKTFDNSPIHNSVKIAKSGIPVLHVFGDSDKVVPYEENTALLAEKFKEAGGHIELIRKEGVGHHPHSLKDPKPIVDFILRNVGNQK
- a CDS encoding peroxiredoxin-like family protein; this encodes MKKLKELTDAKIESGRKANPDFMNGVDAIIKQAKAFQEGNDAIKVGEKAPDFQLPNPEGKAVSLNTLLSTGPVVVTFYRGNWCPYCNLQLRALQDRLDDIHTLGATLVAISPQVPDGSMTDDEISKMDFIVLSDQDAKVASQYGVAWKVPEFLADHMRVDRNLDLEKINNGNGSILPIPATFIIGNDGLIKWNYVNVDYRTRSEPDEIIDALKSLS